The window cttcactattgaattgaatgcgactacttgcctctagatggcggtaagtggTCGTGGAAGTCATATCTGAagcctttagacgacttgaataaaatctgacacaagtTTTAGCAAGAacatctatataaaataaaaacattgaatgACTGACATTACAACGCACAGCCCAAAACGCTGGGTATATATACCCACTTTATAAAGTTCAAATTTAGCACGAAGGTTCCTTGTGTGATCTAGGGgtgcactaagaaaggatttttcaaaattcatcctcTCAGGGGGTATAAAGGAggttcaaagtttgtatgaaaaggtggttcaaattttatatagggAAACCAGACTAGTTAAAGAGTTTACATATTTCTCTGAAGGGAAACTGCcactttgtatatttgtatgagaTTAGCCGGTTTGGACCGGAGAGCTGTATCTTCTATTTCATGTGGGTAAATTGCGCCTCGTCGTTAGTTTTCTATATCAATGTAGCCATGagttatttaaacatttaaatatctcATAAACGCTATTGTAAGGAATTTACAGGCAAtttgtctacaaatcaacttggggcaaaaatacattttttgtatgtatgtcatatattgtttgttactctgtttcttttgatgaaatttaaaagatatttaagatctgtcaaaatcggtttagacatttttgaaatattcacaattttgtaaaaatatattgtgtttgCGAGGtccaagttcgcggcgaactaCTAGttgtaactaaaaaaaatgtctaacCGATTTTGACAAATCAGATATTTAATAGAATCGATGATTAgtagacattttaaataaccTATGTGTTATAGCTCCACTCTCATGAGAATTAGGGTCAGgaatatatttaagatttttcttaATGTTTTCAAAACCTGCACGAAGCGAAAAAAACATAGGCATGTATgccttatacatatacatacattccTCTAAGAAAAGCTATGTTACGATacgcggggctgaggcagGCGAGTGGGGTAAGCAGTTCCTTTGCGAACGGAAAACGACATAAATCCCGCTCCTTGACGTGAACAAATATAgagatatttgtttatttggcCCCTTTTTGAACCTGTCATTAGGTATAACTTTAAGGGCGGCAAATTATACTCCGCCCCGCTCGACAAAAACCTACGCTACGCCACTGATAAGTTTATCGTGATGAAGTcgatataaaatgtttacaaacgttcacgagttgacgcatagattataatagataatttCAGAGACaaatgacgaagtttcatacaaacttgctACTCCCATTTCACCCCATAGGGATGAAAGTTTCAAAATTCCTTTCTGAGCCAACGCCTGCCATATTTCATCTTTATTGGCCTAGCAGTTTTTGAGATTTCGTAATGAGTGAGTGTGTATTTTTCCCttttatacagggttactggtatcaaacgcaaaacctccttcCTAacgactacttgggtacatcaaaacaagcaacttttattctacgacttttctttttttcatataaaaaacaatctcATTTCCGATTCTACACATcataactctatgtaatagccaagcaacacgagacagtacagtagcgttatgtagcgtaATCATAACATAGACATAacgatattaaaactaaaaaaaggaaaaaaatgtatttattacgtttaagACAAAAGTCGtggaacaaaagatgttaatcTCCATGTACCTTATATgccttcaaattcaaattaaaatcatttattcagaaattagaccttcacaggcactttttctcgtcaatgtttattattatagttatttctcacaagtcaaaatcaaaatcaaatcatttattcagaaattaggccttcacaggcactttttcacgtcatattctaaattaaatgatatttaccaaagctacaaactactatatcatttcggaacgaccactggtgagaagaaatgccgaaagaaactcattcaaacagtgttggtccctatcatgccagatcggcttaccattattgtttcttacaatgtttttttttctttctaataatatataaaagtacataatgtacatagtcaaaaggtatatcaaaacaggttatgatcctttggaaggttatgcgttagataccagtaaccctgtatatactcaagtatgtgatattttatatacacagGAGCTTCTAGTCGTGTactagtgaaataaaatagaataatattgattttaacagTTTAATTACATTACCTTGTATAATGATTGCACATATTATATTCGTATTGgacttatgtaataaataatagggtagttgacaaggtcaaaGAATTCTAAAACATATgtatctagataaaatagatatatttaggatcgtTATGATAAtccatagactgtaacaatgcagctggatctaaatacgaagatttaaaatcggttggaaagtccattttaaaaaaagtatgaaattataaaaacaaactcgaccattataaaaactaaaatattgtaacattttttattattttttttttataagtcatTACTATAACGTTATATATAACGcagctataatatatattacgttTATAGTAATggcttcttaataaaaattattgtaaaattttaacatcgaacaaacatagcttacTTCGGGGAAATTTTACTCTTGTTCTTGCCATTCAGGTATTGAGCGCTTGGACGAGTTTGGAGTTCCAGCCATTGTCATTATCAAAGTAATTTTAGTATAAGGaccttcaaaattatttaatgttttatttatttttaaaaaaaaaggaaaaattgaCAACTAGACTattgtatatatgttattgtattgatattaaaaacttaCACTTACAtgtattataaagtttaaaaatgagatatttcaattgaattagttgtttgaattattttatagattattattttcaattatttacttagatATATAACGCCCCATGCAAATGTCAATATTAAAGTTGTCAGAAAATGAAATGTCTCATttttaacgaaaaaaaaaatgtaaacacatTATTAACAGCCGATtctaacattatataaaatttataaaaatattgtttttttttttaaaaaaagcaacaacaaatgtcataattacaaaattaaccAAATAAAGCAAGTATGGCGACCATGTGTCAATTTTAGATttcaattaacaataatagttattttccAATAGATTGTGAAACGACTTGTGAAGtgtgtaaattgtaatttacaaCCTCgacatttttaacttttttgagAGGCATTTTAGTACAACCTTGTTGacggacaaaaaaaaacatattttaaaacccTATTCAGCATTGGCATAACCGATTATATaatcaacattaaaaaaaaaaaatggattaaACATAAAGCgaaaaataatcttgttaaggcacactagcgccaccacgacgctaacttttttttttctcatttcttAGCGCAAAATTAAATACGATCTTGACAAATCTGATAGAGCATTTTATTGGCTATAGTGTGTGGTCAGATCGCGCCTTAACTATAAACAACGTTTTGACCAGTTGAGTGTTGCCATATTTCCCATATTCATAATTAACGGCTAACGTTTTGACCAGTTGAGTGTTgccatattaataattaacggctaaaatacattttcggGCATACTTTAAGGTGATACataactgcacactagcgccactatTTTTtcccaatttattttgtctattagcgaaaaaagtaatatatactattattataaagagttaagcgtttgtgagtttgtatgtttgaggcgggtaatctccgaaagtgtcgaaccgatttcaaaagttCTTTCACCATTGTAAAGGTGCATTATCcgaataagaatatttatttgtgagacataggtacattaaataatacagcTGAAATCAACGGGCAGGTAAGTATCACTATGTTCTGTcttgtatttacaaatattaataaattgtcaacATCAATTAAACCAGTCAAAATCTACTTTAAGCATTTGTCATTCAAAAAATCATCTAAactgctataggctatattacATCAcaaaactcccacgggaacgtatccctgggcaacatctagttgtaGAATATTTTGGAAAGAGTATTCTTTAGTTTTCGCCAATAAACAAAGGAAATTGGTAAAATTGTgacggtggcgctagtgtgcagttatgtaacatcataattaaaaatatcatttaaaaattgacgGTTACTGTAACACATGGTCAGATAACGAAACGTTTACCGTACCTGATGGCTAAACGACATCAGCCCTGAATATTTCAATCCAATAGCCGTCGGGATCTTGGATGAAAGCCAAACCCTTCATTTTTCCATCTTGCggcttttttatgaatttcacTCCGAGCTGTTCGAACCTGTTATAGAAaaggtatttatttctattttaatcacaaaatactattaacgcagtggtaaagttcttgccactgatattgtgtatttataaagGACAAAAGCCCAAAGGGTACAGTTTGTATGTTCGTGTTATTTCCGATTCCCttactttatttgtttttccgAATTGAATACTTACTAAGTTATTACGTTGTAAttacgggataaaaagtaccctatgcgTTATTCTACGTTGCATtatatccgtgtaccaaatttcattacacctcggttgacgacctcggtggcgtagtggtaacgttcttgccactgaaccgagaggtcccgggttcgatccccggtcggggtcacgatggaaaatgatctttttctgattggcccgggtcttggatgtttatctatatatgtatgtggaATAAGGTAGATCCGTCTTTAacgattaaaaataactattccgccATCTTGGATGGTCCGCCATATTGGATTTCAAATGACGTCACACAGCTTATCGTAtgttgtcatccaaactaaacgtgtatacaaaatttcagctcaatcggttgaagatgtctgcttcaaaattgagtagcaagattccacccgaacaaacaaacatacatacatttcaagttcaataaaagctttcaaaaagctagtatagttaattaattaaatgatgtCTCTTTACCTGGCACAGGCAGCTTCCACATCGGGCACTAGTATACCAATGTGACCAAAACCTCTCGGATCCGAATTACCATTGTGGTAAGTCGATTCGTCACTCTCCGTGCCCCAGTTACTGAAAAAGTTAGCTTTAATGtcacttcactttttaattttatagctttggcaaaatcatcgtttggccaaacgatgattttgccaatgtTGAAGTTGAGAAAGACACAGTGATTATCAAGAAAGAATTCAATAAATAGGATTctaacaaaaatgtcatttttgacactttAATTGTCATTGTGAGCAAAGATCATGAGTGAGAGTGTTTGGGcaataaatttttgagaaGTTCCCTAGTCGGGAACCGATCTCGGTATCACCATtaaatctctctctcatatctATAAGAATgaatagtagtttgtagcttgtgttctcacaagctactacaggcatttcggaacgaccactgctgagaataaatgccgaaagaaactcattagAACAGTGTTGgaccctatcatgccagaagggctcaccattattgtttcttacaatttttagctcataatagagggaacctcatgacccggcccacgacgccaccaccagattgaccatttgagtgagcatgacacactcgattcccatgatttcataattacaaatcttattcgtcgaaatataaatataactcagacacttgaagatcaaaaatcacgtacatgttttacaaataaaatttaaatgtatcaatataaaaataaaaattatgaataaaataataaaaaaaatatttaagaaccACCGTATACAAATTAGctatcttattaaaaaaaacaccgCTTCCAAATCgattcacccgttgatgagccaCGGTgacaaacttataacaccacTCTTTTTGCGCCGGgggttaaaaaatttaaataacccATATTCCGTCTCGatcctttttttataataaacaccAAGATTACAACTGTCAGCAAAACAGATATCGCGTAGCGCCATCTAGGTATAcaacataaatttttaattatgccaaaaaaattaaaggtttataatattaaagaccCTATTGAGTAAtcgaaatttaatattatcgtttatcaccaaagttattgaggtttgcgtttatcccaaaatatcaatgaatttatagACGTATCCAATTATTCCAATTCATCGTGTTAATTCATCATATCGTGTAGGTAGgcaagaaataattttaaatcaaaattgcgAGATTTTATCGATGAAAACCGACTTCGTGTGAACCGCTGCACTGAACCTGTCTGACCAAACTGACCAAACTGTTTTGATATTTccctatatttgtttttctagtAATGCTTCGTGTCATATTTCTTAAAACGTTTAAGTacacaatataatttcaatttttttttataactcaGCGTTCGCGCCTACATTGACGGcaataactgaaaatcagtgtttttGTACTAATGTGCAGAAAGTGCACTGAGTTATGGCCTTTATTGCCTTGCTGCAGCACACTAATTCCTTTAGCATTATGCTTGTATGTACgtgtaatatcaatattgttttcatGCTCTATATGAATGTCCTTATTTTTAGTCTGTGTGGAAACACAAATAACTTTTCCAATGTCAATGAACCTACCTTTACTATGAAGCGTAGTAGTCAGGTGGCACACTCTAAGTATTAACcagtaattataaatttttttggatttagattttttgacTATGATGTTTTGACTATGCATATATTATCAGTAATAGGTACTGATAgccccattttattttttgacattaatttatgGTGTATGTGacatcaataaaattgttcttTAGACAGAGAGACTCACTATGTCAGCTCCACGGTGGCCTTCCGTGTCATAGCCCAAGACCTCCTCATACTCGGGTCTCTGGGCACATCAGCGGGATTCTCATATCCCATGAAGAACAGAGAGAACTTCATCTCCGGAAAGTGGTATTGATTCAGCAGTGTCATACCGAGCACACCGGTGTAAAACGGAATGGATTTCCTTGGATCTTTGATCCGGTACATCGTTTGCTGGAAGAGGAAGTCCTGGAAAACAATACATGATGATTTATTCTCtctttctgtgtttgtgtccatcggacctACAATACAAGCTTAGGGCTTAGTGTAAAGTTTCCAAGCTTAGCTTAGCTTGCATATTGattatgtcaataaaatgCATTGGTATAAGGGTTTAGTTTGTacgacaatatattattttgataaacatGACATGATGATGCACCCAAGAACGGCTCCAGAAGTTAAGTTAAAAtttcacccccattatagtcaattagaggttgatttttgaaaaaaatctaccctatgtttatacaaaatttcatcaaaatcggtccagcggttggGCCGTGGAAGCggtacagacaaacagataagacagactttcgcatttataatattagtatggattctGATTATCGTAATAAATGGAATCAGTGAAAAGTACCtaacaattattattgcaCAATTCTttgcaatatataatatgtggcCGTGCAAATCAAAAGGTACcgtatggcggctggcacttaggtctttattgccgttgttcgaatacaaaacaacggcaataatggcgtaagtgccgggcgccataaggtcccttttgatttggacgaccacatatgTTATCACTTTTGAGTGATTATTGATATTGCTATCATGAAAAGATATGAATGAGACAAGGACAAGATTT of the Plodia interpunctella isolate USDA-ARS_2022_Savannah chromosome 26, ilPloInte3.2, whole genome shotgun sequence genome contains:
- the Glo1 gene encoding lactoylglutathione lyase, with the translated sequence MSGEGISPQEIEALCQTPDPSTKDFLFQQTMYRIKDPRKSIPFYTGVLGMTLLNQYHFPEMKFSLFFMGYENPADVPRDPSMRRSWAMTRKATVELTYNWGTESDESTYHNGNSDPRGFGHIGILVPDVEAACARFEQLGVKFIKKPQDGKMKGLAFIQDPDGYWIEIFRADVV